The Alnus glutinosa chromosome 7, dhAlnGlut1.1, whole genome shotgun sequence genome includes a region encoding these proteins:
- the LOC133872782 gene encoding PAN domain-containing protein At5g03700, translating to MDRLINLVVIRPRETQLLLFTTSILFTYITTLSTAQELLQAGFKATPNPKISTFQPLLNDSTGNFSLAFLRVNKTQLALAVLHVPSSEPLWLANPTDLASWSDHTQLFFNGSLMISDPHSRVFWSTPTNGDLVVLLNSSNLQVQKKLDQDSSSVLWQSFDFPTDTLVENQNFTATQSLISQNGLCSMRLGSNFIGLYANFQENYDQIYWKHTALEAKAAIVEGQGPIYVRVNSDGYLGMYQNGTTPVDVEPFRSFQRSINGFLRLRLEPDGDLKGYYWDGSSWILNYQAISDTCELPSPCGPYGLCMPGSGCSCLDNRTEFRSGVDCAPVETGNFCGEKVVKDNFKALTRSGVELPYKQLMQYETTSSLEQCEGLCENNCSCWGVVYNNASGFCYVLDYPIQTLVAVGDESKVGYFKVREGAGKRKRNAGVVFAYAVVGGVIVVLIGIIGFWTYRTWWRRKRNQEEEGDFSPGPYKNLGSASFKSIEMSSR from the coding sequence ATGGATAGACTCATCAACTTGGTGGTCATTCGTCCACGGGAAACTCAGCTCCTCCTCTTCACAACGTCCATTCTCTTCACGTATATTACTACTCTATCCACCGCCCAAGAGCTTCTCCAAGCAGGCTTCAAAGCCACCCCAAACCCGAAGATCTCAACGTTCCAGCCCCTCCTCAACGACTCCACAGGCAATTTCTCGCTCGCTTTCCTCCGAGTCAACAAGACCCAGCTGGCCCTCGCGGTCCTCCACGTGCCTTCCTCCGAGCCACTCTGGCTGGCCAACCCAACCGACCTGGCCAGCTGGTCCGACCACACGCAGCTCTTCTTCAACGGCAGTCTCATGATTTCGGATCCCCACTCGAGGGTGTTTTGGTCAACTCCAACAAACGGTGACCTCGTTGTGCTCCTCAACTCCTCGAATCTGCAAGTACAGAAGAAGCTAGACCAAGACTCCTCCTCGGTTCTCTGGCAAAGTTTTGACTTTCCCACTGATACCCTCGTCGAGAACCAAAATTTCACGGCCACCCAGTCGTTGATCTCACAAAATGGGCTTTGCTCTATGCGCTTAGGGTCCAACTTTATAGGCTTATACGCAAATTTTCAAGAGAACTACGACCAGATATATTGGAAACACACAGCGTTAGAGGCCAAAGCAGCAATAGTCGAGGGACAAGGACCGATTTACGTCCGAGTCAACTCCGATGGCTATTTGGGTATGTACCAAAACGGAACGACACCAGTGGACGTCGAACCCTTCCGCAGCTTTCAAAGATCCATCAACGGGTTTCTGCGGCTCCGGTTAGAACCGGACGGAGACCTCAAAGGATATTACTGGGACGGGTCCAGTTGGATCTTGAACTACCAGGCGATCTCAGACACGTGCGAGCTCCCAAGCCCGTGCGGCCCCTACGGTTTGTGCATGCCCGGGTCCGGTTGCTCCTGTCTGGATAACCGGACAGAGTTTCGGTCCGGTGTGGACTGTGCTCCCGTGGAAACCGGCAACTTTTGCGGCGAAAAGGTAGTGAAGGACAACTTCAAGGCTCTGACGAGGAGCGGGGTGGAGCTACCGTACAAGCAGCTAATGCAGTACGAAACGACGTCGTCGCTGGAGCAGTGCGAGGGTCTGTGCGAAAACAACTGTAGTTGTTGGGGGGTAGTGTACAACAATGCATCCGGGTTTTGTTACGTGCTGGACTATCCGATCCAAACGTTGGTGGCGGTTGGGGATGAGAGTAAGGTGGGTTATTTTAAGGTGAGGGAAGGTGCAGGGAAGAGGAAAAGGAATGCGGGTGTTGTATTTGCCTATGCGGTGGTTGGCGGGGTCATAGTGGTCTTGATTGGGATTATCGGGTTTTGGACGTACAGGACTTGGTGGCGGAGGAAGAGGAACCAGGAGGAGGAGGGCGACTTTTCACCCGGCCCGTATAAGAATCTCGGGTCGGCAAGCTTCAAGTCCATCGAGATGTCCAGTAGATAG
- the LOC133872253 gene encoding uncharacterized protein LOC133872253, translating to MRSIASCYSEHAIKVSDSYCSGPSNQPNISSKLTPSIPNAVTCMYKAKLSTQKQLLITLTWCNSLMGQGFVIDVGDNTSSSPSKLNSISRRMQMNKGSQTFQSCSSKIEVFWDISKANYDAGPEPINGFYVMVLADSEVSLRLGDNDETETRQAKFSLVSRNEHFSGNAVYSTKAQFCDSGAAHDILIKCIREEGSRSPVLSVCIDKKKIFQVKRLRWNFRGNQAIFLDGLLVDMMWDVHDWLFNPTSGYAVFMFRTRSGLDSRLWLEEKNLEEKEQDKVGFSLLICAWKNPG from the coding sequence ATGAGGAGTATAGCATCTTGTTACAGTGAACATGCCATTAAGGTATCCGATTCATATTGTTCAGGCCCTTCAAATCAGCCTAACATCTCTTCAAAACTCACCCCTTCAATCCCAAATGCAGTAACATGTATGTACAAAGCAAAACTCTCAACACAAAAGCAGCTCCTGATCACGCTTACTTGGTGCAACAGCCTTATGGGCCAAGGCTTCGTGATTGACGTCGGTGACAACACCTCATCCTCCCCTTCCAAATTGAATTCCATTTCTCGGCGAATGCAAATGAATAAAGGCTCCCAAACATTCCAATCTTGCAGCTCAAAAATTGAAGTCTTCTGGGATATTTCTAAAGCTAATTATGATGCCGGGCCGGAGCCGATCAACGGGTTTTATGTCATGGTTTTGGCTGACTCAGAAGTTAGTCTACGCCTTGGAGACAATGATGAAACAGAAACCCGACAAGCAAAATTCTCGTTGGTTTCTAGGAACGAGCACTTCTCTGGTAATGCTGTTTATTCAACGAAGGCGCAATTCTGTGATTCAGGAGCAGCTCACGACATCTTGATCAAGTGTATCAGAGAAGAAGGATCAAGGAGTCCGGTACTATCTGTTTGCATCGACAAGAAGAAGATTTTTCAAGTGAAGAGATTAAGGTGGAATTTTAGAGGGAACCAAGCCATTTTTTTAGATGGTTTGCTGGTGGATATGATGTGGGATGTTCATGATTGGCTCTTCAATCCAACATCTGGGTATGCTGTTTTCATGTTCAGGACTAGGAGTGGGTTGGATAGCAGGCTGTGGTTAGAAGAGAAGAATTTGGAAGAGAAGGAACAAGACAAGGTTGGATTTTCTTTGTTGATCTGTGCCTGGAAGAACCCTGGCTGA